A single Fluviispira vulneris DNA region contains:
- a CDS encoding glycoside hydrolase, with amino-acid sequence MKIKNFIPLIMATLSHSFIFAQDKKIQFHLQNWDVEINPENLEVSYTKLNEKNTIASTLQKDLGEIANLTFNNTSAQWLFPAKQLSVSVTHKGDDLIFKFDSNKEQVLEWPNTITVKNSKNLIIPDGEGLLIPVQSLFWQNSIQKYDASEYPMAYALTLPLFGIQTENNIISYISEKSLNNTLNIKNQQNRMYAVQSHEFRKIDNFSTYEITINYNETTNPIFPSQIFKKQLIEKSQFLTLDDKQKLNPNINKLFGAMHTYVWGTGRTIEFLNAINKLGIEKMWIGTDEGENDKFKISKDYIQTAKNLGFLVGPYDTWENIQNPRTADTYLSVFPNAWPKAAVIDKKGEPIKGFHNRGYEASSQYFALQNPTNKDLKDRLNKFAETGINSYFLDVDGTGTLHDDYSPEHAMNIEQDLNNRIARMKLISEDKKLVLGSETAVYLFVPSLAFAHGNTSVFNGPHWKLTRNKKQYGAWYPTERPSFFFKSINAPTEYIKTKFNSIYRIPLFQAAFHESIITTDRWEIPITKFKNAIKDRLLLELLYGIPTNWVLDTQMVKEQAEMLKKLNAFFSPLHKKIATLPLSHFSWLTEDKLVQRTQFGDDVQLTANFSDKNYKDIPAKSIELIWLRDNKKEIFTP; translated from the coding sequence ATGAAAATTAAAAACTTTATTCCTTTAATCATGGCAACTCTATCACATTCTTTTATTTTTGCGCAAGATAAAAAAATACAATTTCATCTGCAAAATTGGGATGTCGAAATAAACCCAGAAAACCTAGAAGTTTCTTATACGAAATTAAATGAAAAAAACACTATTGCCTCTACATTACAAAAAGATCTTGGAGAGATTGCAAATTTAACATTCAATAATACTTCTGCTCAGTGGTTATTTCCAGCAAAGCAATTGTCTGTGTCTGTCACCCATAAAGGCGACGATCTCATATTTAAATTTGATTCTAATAAAGAACAGGTTTTAGAGTGGCCCAACACTATCACAGTGAAAAACTCTAAGAATTTAATTATTCCTGATGGTGAAGGTCTACTTATCCCTGTACAAAGCTTGTTTTGGCAAAATTCTATACAAAAATATGATGCGTCAGAGTATCCAATGGCGTACGCATTGACCTTACCACTCTTTGGTATCCAAACAGAAAATAATATTATATCATACATTTCAGAAAAGAGTTTAAACAATACACTTAATATTAAAAATCAGCAAAATAGAATGTATGCAGTTCAAAGCCATGAATTTAGAAAAATAGATAACTTCTCAACTTATGAAATCACAATTAATTATAACGAAACAACAAATCCAATTTTTCCAAGCCAGATCTTTAAAAAACAATTAATTGAAAAATCACAATTTTTGACACTAGATGATAAACAAAAACTTAATCCTAATATAAATAAATTATTTGGTGCAATGCACACTTATGTATGGGGTACAGGGAGAACTATAGAATTTTTAAATGCAATAAATAAATTAGGCATTGAAAAAATGTGGATAGGTACCGATGAAGGAGAAAACGATAAATTTAAAATATCTAAAGATTATATTCAAACAGCTAAAAATCTTGGCTTTCTAGTCGGTCCATATGACACATGGGAAAATATCCAAAACCCAAGGACGGCAGATACATATTTATCCGTTTTTCCAAATGCTTGGCCCAAAGCTGCTGTCATCGACAAAAAAGGAGAACCTATAAAAGGGTTTCATAATCGCGGTTATGAGGCAAGTTCCCAATATTTTGCCTTGCAAAACCCAACAAATAAAGACTTAAAAGATCGTTTAAATAAATTTGCAGAAACAGGAATAAATAGTTATTTTTTAGATGTTGATGGCACTGGTACGTTACACGATGATTATTCACCAGAACACGCCATGAATATTGAACAAGATTTAAATAACCGCATAGCACGTATGAAATTAATTTCAGAAGATAAAAAACTCGTTCTTGGTTCAGAAACAGCTGTTTATTTATTTGTTCCTTCCCTAGCATTTGCCCATGGCAACACTTCTGTCTTTAATGGCCCGCATTGGAAGCTAACCCGAAATAAGAAACAATATGGAGCCTGGTACCCTACAGAACGTCCAAGTTTTTTCTTTAAATCAATCAATGCGCCTACTGAATATATAAAAACTAAATTCAATTCTATTTATAGAATACCACTCTTCCAAGCCGCATTTCATGAAAGTATTATAACGACGGATCGCTGGGAAATACCAATTACAAAATTTAAAAATGCAATAAAAGATCGTTTATTGTTAGAATTACTGTATGGCATACCTACAAATTGGGTTCTTGATACTCAAATGGTAAAGGAACAGGCAGAAATGCTTAAAAAACTAAATGCTTTTTTCTCACCGCTACACAAAAAAATTGCCACGTTACCGCTATCTCATTTTTCATGGCTGACTGAGGATAAATTGGTACAAAGAACACAATTTGGCGATGATGTGCAATTAACTGCAAATTTTTCAGATAAAAATTATAAGGATATTCCAGCAAAGAGTATTGAATTAATCTGGTTAAGAGACAATAAAAAAGAAATATTTACACCTTAG
- a CDS encoding ATP-binding protein produces MYLIAIIYFLIIFAIFLISKHLLKIRLKSYQHFVNQIKSAEMTGITTSIRMLAHDIRAPFSMLNIIISSIEKSKNLTEVNAKLSKSKIDLNIYLEKVTNMLNDFMRFGKNENIESFNPEDIVYSSLLNSSKISEICKINFSYKFTHKNNICFSKIQFERILNNLISNAIEAMSGIGNIWFHTKNIVVNEYIYIEFCVGNNNAYISEENIQKIFDLNFTIGKETGNGIGLYSVKTLIESSGGTIYCRSAYERGVEFIFSIPASSDKVSPPKYKFLPDNSDVILKLNIDNYLENRKELSLDNINQINNEILYNNYKISVLLIDDEEKYLSALYELSIEIFLGSEKNISFYKANNYDEAIRIYNEEKPNIIISDIDLKDNFHTGFDIIKYVLDIDKNCYICIHTNRIFSQDRVFEMGAKQFIAKPISKSRLYEIFYDYLLQKKNLVNINNNDLKETVLVVDDSDFYLKMWKKSLIDVNVLVFESPEALIEKIQEDSEILKNISCIILDYYFDGYKQNIVQMNFVDLLRRYGYKNPCFLSSEVCCSEQELKVFDGFIEKQPNTFSNIKNMFPDKFKRMRL; encoded by the coding sequence ATGTATCTAATAGCAATTATATATTTTTTAATTATATTCGCAATTTTTTTAATTTCAAAACATTTACTCAAAATTCGCTTAAAAAGTTATCAACACTTTGTAAATCAAATTAAATCTGCAGAAATGACTGGTATAACTACATCTATCAGGATGCTTGCGCATGATATCAGAGCACCATTTTCTATGTTAAACATCATTATATCATCGATAGAAAAATCCAAAAACTTGACCGAAGTAAATGCAAAACTATCAAAGTCAAAAATTGATCTCAATATATATTTGGAAAAAGTAACGAATATGTTAAATGATTTTATGAGATTTGGAAAGAACGAAAATATAGAGAGCTTTAATCCTGAAGATATAGTGTATAGTTCATTATTAAACTCTTCTAAAATAAGTGAGATATGTAAAATTAATTTTTCATATAAATTTACTCATAAAAACAATATTTGTTTTTCTAAAATACAATTTGAGAGAATTTTAAATAACCTCATTTCAAACGCAATTGAGGCGATGAGTGGAATTGGGAATATTTGGTTTCATACTAAAAACATTGTCGTAAATGAATATATTTATATTGAATTTTGTGTTGGAAATAATAATGCGTATATATCGGAGGAAAATATTCAAAAAATATTTGATCTTAATTTTACCATAGGAAAAGAAACAGGAAATGGAATAGGATTATATAGTGTGAAGACATTAATAGAATCTTCTGGTGGAACAATTTATTGCAGGTCAGCTTATGAAAGGGGAGTTGAATTTATTTTCTCAATCCCAGCTTCCTCAGATAAAGTCAGTCCTCCAAAATATAAATTTTTACCGGATAATTCAGACGTAATACTGAAGTTAAATATAGATAATTACTTGGAAAACAGGAAAGAATTGAGTTTGGATAATATTAATCAGATAAACAATGAAATTTTATATAACAATTATAAAATTTCTGTTCTTTTAATAGATGATGAAGAAAAATATTTATCTGCACTTTATGAGCTTTCTATAGAAATATTTTTAGGTTCCGAAAAAAATATTAGTTTTTATAAGGCCAATAACTATGATGAAGCTATTCGAATTTATAATGAAGAAAAGCCTAATATTATTATTTCTGATATCGATTTAAAAGATAACTTTCATACTGGTTTCGACATTATCAAATATGTTCTAGATATTGATAAAAATTGTTACATATGTATACATACAAACCGAATATTTTCTCAAGATCGTGTATTTGAAATGGGAGCTAAACAATTTATTGCAAAACCCATATCTAAAAGCCGGTTATATGAAATTTTTTACGATTATTTATTGCAGAAAAAAAATTTAGTGAATATTAATAATAATGATTTAAAGGAAACTGTTTTAGTTGTGGATGACAGTGATTTTTATCTTAAAATGTGGAAGAAGTCTTTAATAGATGTAAATGTCTTGGTATTTGAAAGTCCCGAAGCGCTGATTGAAAAAATTCAGGAAGATTCAGAAATATTAAAAAATATCTCTTGTATTATATTAGACTACTATTTTGACGGATATAAGCAAAACATTGTGCAAATGAATTTTGTAGATTTATTAAGAAGATATGGCTATAAAAATCCTTGCTTCTTATCTTCTGAAGTGTGTTGCAGTGAACAAGAACTTAAGGTTTTTGATGGGTTTATTGAAAAGCAACCAAATACTTTCTCTAATATTAAAAATATGTTTCCAGATAAATTCAAAAGGATGAGATTATGA
- a CDS encoding class I SAM-dependent methyltransferase, producing the protein MNNHRQANILSHKIEQNNNFDNTYQEIINKIKNSISDKILQEELIKILDKVKSSEIGRFYIENNGFNGFWTEYMCSYPETKKLGFNVSDNENEKYLLEKLPIVIATQHRYQIFKSEIKKRLRDNIKIASLPCGLMNDILSLDFHEYKNFLIHGIDLDKSSLQQARAIALAKGLIYHCKFTEEDAWDINYKNEYDLLISHGLNIFVDSDEKKIEMYKKMHASLRENGELITSTTVPPPELNKDSCWDIDKINSKDQRFQSLFFKYFTNNYENNVRTPQQLCNILEKSGFSNFEIIPDVLGVFVTIIAKKC; encoded by the coding sequence ATGAACAATCATAGACAGGCTAATATATTATCTCATAAAATTGAACAAAATAATAACTTTGATAATACTTATCAAGAAATAATAAATAAAATTAAAAATAGTATCTCAGACAAAATCTTGCAAGAAGAACTCATTAAAATTCTCGATAAAGTTAAAAGTTCTGAAATTGGAAGATTCTATATTGAAAACAATGGTTTTAATGGTTTTTGGACAGAATATATGTGTTCGTATCCTGAAACAAAAAAACTGGGCTTTAATGTCTCTGATAATGAAAATGAAAAATATCTGCTTGAAAAATTACCTATTGTTATTGCCACTCAACATAGATATCAAATTTTTAAATCTGAAATAAAAAAACGATTACGAGACAACATAAAAATAGCTTCCCTTCCATGTGGCTTAATGAATGACATTTTATCATTAGATTTTCATGAATATAAAAACTTTTTAATTCATGGAATTGATCTTGATAAGTCTAGCTTACAGCAAGCAAGAGCAATTGCATTGGCAAAAGGATTAATTTACCATTGCAAGTTTACTGAAGAAGACGCTTGGGATATTAATTACAAAAATGAATATGATTTATTGATTAGTCATGGTCTCAATATTTTCGTTGACAGTGATGAAAAGAAAATTGAAATGTATAAAAAAATGCATGCTTCTTTAAGAGAAAACGGAGAGCTTATAACGAGCACAACTGTTCCTCCACCTGAGCTCAATAAAGATTCATGCTGGGACATTGATAAAATAAACTCCAAGGATCAGAGATTTCAATCTTTATTTTTTAAATACTTCACAAATAATTATGAAAATAACGTTAGAACACCTCAACAATTATGCAATATATTAGAGAAGTCTGGATTTTCAAATTTTGAGATAATACCTGATGTATTAGGAGTTTTTGTAACAATCATTGCAAAAAAATGTTAG
- a CDS encoding pyridoxal-dependent decarboxylase: MLQLKYNLLTEVEGSFFLTRRAQLLKDANVVDNCDYLFHQNPTAVDKGQLTWQCGRKGDFLSFWSLWKSVGTNGLGDFVNKLYKIRDEVLMYINEKERLELLHTPEYLNICVKIVPPYKNYSNFNWSKIVRNKLIDKNYAMINYSQDEDGFFLRLILVNPFLESYHIKKMLDWCLEIE; encoded by the coding sequence TTGCTCCAGCTAAAATATAACCTCTTAACAGAGGTGGAAGGTAGTTTCTTTTTAACTCGTCGTGCCCAACTTTTAAAAGATGCAAATGTTGTCGATAATTGTGATTATTTATTTCATCAAAATCCAACCGCTGTAGATAAAGGACAATTGACTTGGCAGTGTGGACGGAAAGGTGATTTTTTAAGCTTTTGGTCATTATGGAAAAGTGTAGGGACGAATGGGCTAGGAGATTTTGTTAATAAACTTTACAAAATTCGTGATGAAGTTTTGATGTATATAAATGAGAAAGAACGATTAGAATTATTGCATACTCCAGAATATTTAAATATATGTGTTAAAATAGTTCCTCCTTATAAAAATTATAGTAACTTTAATTGGTCAAAAATTGTAAGAAATAAATTAATTGATAAAAATTATGCAATGATAAATTATTCTCAAGATGAAGATGGATTTTTTCTGCGACTGATATTAGTGAATCCATTTTTAGAAAGTTATCATATAAAAAAAATGCTTGATTGGTGTTTAGAAATCGAATAA
- a CDS encoding methyltransferase, translating to MKNNSQNFFDMYNANDDLKINGLLAANINLKCIQIAVKYDLFMHLDNGINELNSLAKKNDFIPSRLYRLLKCLENINLIKETSDMNFHLTRMGERFLPNKKGNYANLTNLWSLEFFKAAENIDKALRTEKSAFECAHNESLYSYFNKNPERETVFNLAMRDLSENINKNALYEMDLSSVKTIADVGGGSGASIRNMITQHAHLQGILFDQKSVIESAMSEMEDFQYKNRVELIWGDFFKPLPFKVDCIVLSNIIHNWNDEKARQILANCRKALNEGGKIYLIEAALESSIEPLLARTMDFAMLLMTEGKERTFSEFEKLFHSANLKLVSAKNVLNMTCLIEVREK from the coding sequence ATGAAAAATAATTCACAAAACTTTTTCGATATGTATAATGCAAATGATGATTTGAAAATAAATGGACTTCTTGCTGCAAATATTAACTTAAAGTGTATCCAGATTGCTGTTAAATATGATTTGTTTATGCATTTAGATAATGGTATAAATGAACTAAATTCTTTGGCTAAAAAAAATGATTTTATACCGAGTAGACTTTATCGATTATTAAAATGCCTTGAAAATATTAATTTGATCAAAGAAACAAGCGATATGAATTTTCATTTGACTCGAATGGGCGAAAGATTTCTTCCTAATAAAAAAGGAAATTATGCAAACTTAACAAATCTGTGGAGTCTTGAATTTTTCAAAGCTGCAGAAAATATTGATAAAGCTCTAAGAACAGAAAAAAGTGCTTTTGAATGTGCGCATAATGAATCTCTTTATTCTTATTTTAATAAAAATCCTGAGAGAGAAACTGTATTTAATCTAGCAATGCGTGATTTGTCTGAAAATATAAATAAAAATGCTTTGTATGAAATGGATTTAAGCTCTGTAAAAACAATTGCAGATGTCGGAGGAGGCTCAGGAGCTTCAATTAGAAATATGATTACTCAGCACGCACATTTGCAAGGGATACTTTTTGATCAAAAAAGTGTTATAGAAAGTGCTATGAGCGAAATGGAAGACTTTCAATATAAAAATAGGGTTGAACTGATATGGGGTGATTTCTTTAAGCCTCTTCCTTTTAAAGTAGATTGCATTGTGCTTTCAAATATCATTCACAATTGGAATGATGAAAAAGCAAGACAAATTTTAGCAAATTGTCGAAAAGCATTAAATGAAGGTGGAAAAATTTATTTAATTGAAGCGGCTTTAGAAAGTTCAATTGAACCATTATTGGCAAGAACGATGGATTTTGCAATGCTTTTAATGACGGAAGGAAAAGAAAGAACTTTTTCTGAATTTGAAAAGCTATTTCACTCAGCAAATCTCAAGCTTGTAAGCGCTAAAAATGTTTTAAATATGACCTGCCTTATTGAAGTGAGAGAAAAGTGA
- a CDS encoding 3-oxoacyl-ACP synthase III family protein — translation MKNISKIIQYVKIKSSFAYLPSHVVDNIKLAEYLSTKDKTPADMADTISKHTGIYERRYALYTEAASDLAIQAIKASSIDLKTISALLVATTSGDFPSPATATFVHKGLRLNNKTHCLDIASSCSSFLSALRSSFGFLTAQENTLVVATELKHKGLTENDLRTKSLFADGAGGVYLTEGNEKDDFLVFIHQESQSELAQNILIPVGGSREPVTLENIERNKLTFTDAKFMYLQTVKAITNAIENCWKTRNEYLLTRNKKCIACTIYIHQANKNILTDVMAKLPEEISTNIPTLMADVGNMVCASLPVLRTRVLFLKAIFFHTRTQIAKDNLINHFLTLCANSSFFSYEKDEKGICFKTHFFAEEISIYDACTNNVHESWLARIDVIEYNSLQKIFTNEYKIYEGNKEYQFLDIWIAAGGGFQTIGLLHGNI, via the coding sequence TTGAAAAATATATCTAAAATAATACAATATGTTAAGATAAAATCAAGCTTTGCTTATTTACCAAGCCACGTGGTAGATAATATAAAGTTGGCTGAATATCTATCGACAAAAGACAAAACACCAGCAGATATGGCAGACACAATATCAAAGCACACTGGGATCTACGAAAGACGCTATGCCTTATATACTGAAGCAGCCAGTGATTTAGCTATCCAAGCTATCAAAGCAAGTTCAATCGATTTAAAAACCATCTCAGCGCTGCTTGTCGCTACAACCTCTGGGGATTTTCCTTCGCCTGCAACAGCAACTTTTGTGCACAAAGGACTTAGACTCAATAACAAGACTCATTGTCTCGATATTGCAAGTTCCTGCTCAAGCTTTCTTTCTGCTTTGCGCAGCTCATTCGGCTTTTTAACAGCGCAAGAAAATACCCTCGTGGTTGCAACAGAACTCAAGCACAAAGGGCTCACGGAAAATGATTTGCGGACAAAATCACTTTTTGCCGATGGTGCTGGCGGCGTTTATTTAACAGAGGGAAATGAAAAAGATGATTTCCTAGTCTTCATTCATCAAGAAAGCCAATCTGAACTTGCACAAAATATTCTTATTCCTGTCGGTGGGTCAAGAGAGCCTGTTACTTTAGAAAATATCGAACGCAATAAACTTACTTTTACAGATGCTAAATTTATGTATTTACAGACAGTAAAAGCAATTACGAATGCGATAGAAAATTGTTGGAAAACAAGAAACGAATATTTACTCACACGAAATAAAAAATGTATCGCCTGCACAATTTATATTCACCAAGCTAATAAAAATATATTGACCGATGTAATGGCTAAATTGCCTGAAGAAATTTCTACAAATATTCCGACCCTAATGGCAGATGTGGGAAATATGGTCTGTGCCTCACTACCAGTCTTGAGAACTCGCGTTCTTTTTTTAAAAGCTATTTTTTTCCACACACGCACTCAAATTGCAAAAGACAATCTTATAAATCACTTTTTAACTTTGTGTGCCAATAGTTCATTTTTCTCTTATGAAAAAGATGAAAAAGGAATTTGTTTTAAAACTCATTTTTTTGCGGAAGAAATTTCTATTTATGATGCTTGTACGAATAATGTACATGAAAGCTGGCTTGCTCGTATAGATGTAATTGAATATAATTCTTTGCAAAAAATATTTACAAATGAATACAAAATATATGAAGGAAATAAAGAGTATCAATTTTTAGATATTTGGATCGCTGCAGGAGGGGGATTTCAAACAATCGGATTGCTGCATGGCAATATTTAA
- the tyrS gene encoding tyrosine--tRNA ligase, producing the protein MTAKGSLISKLRERGLIAQISHEEELEQLLAKGNKNEKGLIHAAYCGFDPTAASLHVGNLAALMLLRRAQNAGLQPIVLFGGATGMIGDPTGRTDMRPMNSKEQISEYIENFKNLAKRYFDLKAPNAPIFVNNNDWIGPMSWIDFARNVGCHFTVARLLSAEVNRSRFQEGGLTFMELGYQLLQSYDFLHLYQNYNCAIQFGGDDQWSNVLGGADLIRRVASGKAFAVTTPLLVGSDGKKFGKTAGNAVWLDPKMTSPYDFFQFFRNVHDADILKMFNVFTLLEKEQIDKIFENPNINEVKERMAFEITQLVHGESEAMKALETSKALFSGKSGDLSNAPTTEVEKSEIEAGLDILALLVKCKLSTSRGEARKLVQGNGLYFNGDKLTDFTYKIKEIDFQTEHNAIVLRKGKKDYHLVRLN; encoded by the coding sequence ATGACAGCAAAAGGTTCTCTTATTTCAAAGCTTCGCGAGCGAGGCCTCATTGCGCAAATAAGTCACGAAGAAGAATTAGAACAATTGCTAGCTAAAGGAAACAAAAATGAAAAAGGTTTAATCCATGCAGCCTATTGCGGATTCGATCCCACTGCAGCAAGCCTGCATGTGGGGAATTTAGCTGCTCTCATGCTATTAAGAAGAGCGCAAAATGCTGGTTTGCAACCTATCGTTCTCTTTGGAGGAGCCACAGGAATGATCGGGGATCCCACAGGAAGAACCGATATGCGCCCAATGAATTCAAAAGAGCAAATCTCAGAATATATTGAAAACTTTAAAAACTTAGCCAAACGCTACTTCGATCTCAAAGCACCCAATGCACCTATTTTTGTCAATAACAATGACTGGATCGGGCCAATGAGCTGGATTGATTTTGCCCGCAATGTCGGTTGTCACTTCACCGTTGCGCGCCTGCTCTCTGCCGAAGTCAATCGATCACGCTTTCAAGAAGGTGGCTTGACCTTTATGGAACTCGGCTACCAATTGTTGCAATCATATGACTTTCTACATTTATATCAAAATTACAACTGTGCTATCCAATTTGGCGGGGACGATCAGTGGTCAAACGTACTTGGGGGGGCAGATCTTATTCGCCGCGTTGCCAGTGGAAAAGCTTTTGCAGTGACAACCCCTCTCCTTGTAGGTAGCGATGGCAAAAAATTTGGGAAAACAGCAGGCAACGCTGTCTGGCTCGACCCAAAAATGACCTCGCCGTATGACTTTTTTCAGTTTTTCCGCAATGTGCATGACGCAGACATTTTAAAAATGTTCAACGTATTCACTTTGCTGGAAAAAGAGCAGATCGATAAAATATTTGAAAATCCAAATATCAATGAAGTAAAAGAACGCATGGCTTTCGAAATCACTCAACTTGTGCACGGAGAAAGTGAGGCTATGAAGGCTTTAGAAACTTCAAAAGCACTTTTTTCTGGAAAAAGCGGTGATCTTTCCAATGCGCCCACTACTGAAGTGGAAAAATCTGAAATCGAAGCTGGTCTAGATATTTTAGCTCTGCTTGTAAAATGTAAATTATCCACAAGCCGTGGCGAAGCACGGAAACTTGTACAGGGCAATGGTCTGTATTTTAACGGTGATAAGTTAACTGATTTTACTTACAAAATAAAAGAAATTGATTTCCAAACAGAACACAACGCAATAGTTCTGCGTAAAGGCAAAAAAGATTATCACTTAGTTAGATTAAATTAA
- a CDS encoding tetratricopeptide repeat protein: MEHIDLFKMFGLSEPTPFSTDLSIHVGEAHNEIRLIIKHHLQKLGFANVKTDRDGHASLAELRVKPVHIAIEGDDLEFVNGYDMLKELSEDHNCYRPAFVLISKALNKGELMYALEVGMDDLLVRPISQGDLLPKIRSAYNAFINPKNPERIYEFAKSKMRDKEYDEALKVYQELFKVSHKAARPPVGIARILLIKKQLEEALKYATLGIERNENYVHAYVVRAEIYAQMNDNEKSLEDLKKAVAVSPLNIVRYESCTEMLLKQNKIDECIQILSIATSAGLKHPYIIERLGFCYFSKKDYVSALKLLKEAVHLDPENVSYANSLAICYRDSKDYEKGVQTYNQILKKHPDNHLVLFNKAVTLILWEKKDEAIKVLRRVVKIDPNYTKAKDKLTELGASFEE, encoded by the coding sequence GTGGAACATATAGATCTCTTTAAGATGTTTGGTTTAAGTGAACCGACCCCATTTAGCACGGATCTTTCAATTCATGTGGGTGAAGCTCATAATGAAATTCGTCTGATTATAAAGCACCATTTGCAGAAGCTTGGTTTTGCCAATGTCAAAACGGATAGGGATGGTCACGCTTCTTTAGCGGAATTACGCGTAAAACCTGTTCATATTGCCATTGAAGGTGATGATCTTGAGTTTGTAAATGGTTACGATATGCTCAAAGAATTGAGTGAAGATCACAACTGTTACCGACCAGCATTTGTCCTTATATCAAAAGCCCTAAATAAAGGTGAATTGATGTATGCACTTGAAGTAGGTATGGATGATCTGCTTGTGCGCCCCATTTCTCAAGGCGATCTTTTGCCAAAAATTCGCAGTGCTTATAATGCTTTTATCAATCCTAAAAATCCTGAACGAATATATGAATTTGCAAAATCTAAAATGCGTGACAAAGAATATGATGAAGCTTTAAAAGTTTATCAAGAATTATTCAAAGTCTCACACAAAGCTGCCCGCCCTCCAGTCGGTATTGCCAGGATTCTTTTAATAAAAAAACAATTAGAAGAAGCGTTAAAGTATGCCACTCTTGGGATAGAGCGGAATGAAAACTATGTCCATGCCTATGTAGTCCGTGCTGAAATTTATGCACAAATGAATGACAATGAAAAGTCTCTTGAAGATTTAAAAAAAGCTGTGGCTGTCAGCCCACTTAATATCGTGCGTTATGAAAGCTGTACTGAAATGCTTTTAAAACAGAATAAAATCGATGAATGCATTCAAATTTTAAGCATAGCAACCAGTGCAGGCTTAAAACATCCTTATATTATTGAGCGGTTAGGATTCTGTTATTTTTCAAAAAAAGACTATGTCAGTGCGTTAAAACTTTTGAAAGAAGCTGTACACCTTGATCCTGAGAATGTGAGTTATGCAAATTCTTTGGCTATTTGTTACCGCGATTCCAAGGATTATGAAAAAGGGGTGCAAACTTATAATCAAATTTTAAAGAAACATCCCGATAATCATCTTGTGCTATTTAATAAGGCAGTGACTTTGATACTTTGGGAAAAAAAGGATGAAGCCATTAAAGTCTTGCGACGCGTTGTGAAAATTGATCCCAACTATACGAAAGCTAAGGATAAATTAACAGAATTAGGCGCAAGTTTTGAAGAATGA